In the genome of Streptomyces sp. V2I9, one region contains:
- a CDS encoding hydroxyacid dehydrogenase: MSGETRTAVLTPAALDRLARVADLVPGLLVTDFGADDPAQRGGLREAEVLFTGWGCPPLDPAALSAMPRLRAVIHAAGSVKHHITPYVWDRGIAVSTAATANAVPVAEYTVAAILFANKSVLESARVYRRARSRVNVLERFPGIGNYRRTVGIVGASRIGRRVVELLRPYDLRVLIHDPYLDEADARALGVERAGLDALVAASDVVSIHAPELPATRHLFDAPTLARMRDGATLVNTARGSLVDTDALVEELVTGRLNAVLDHTEPEVLPADSPLYDLPNVLLTPHIAGSQGGELHRLADAAVDELERYAHGLPFAHAVDPGVLHQQA, translated from the coding sequence ATGAGCGGCGAGACGCGGACGGCGGTCCTGACCCCCGCCGCCCTGGACCGGCTCGCCCGCGTCGCCGACCTCGTCCCCGGCCTCCTGGTCACCGACTTCGGCGCCGACGACCCCGCGCAGCGCGGCGGACTCCGGGAAGCCGAGGTGCTGTTCACCGGCTGGGGCTGCCCGCCCCTGGACCCGGCGGCCCTGAGCGCCATGCCCCGGCTGCGCGCGGTGATCCACGCCGCCGGATCCGTCAAGCACCACATCACGCCGTACGTCTGGGACCGCGGCATCGCCGTCAGCACCGCCGCCACGGCCAACGCCGTCCCGGTCGCCGAGTACACGGTCGCGGCGATCCTCTTCGCCAACAAGAGCGTCCTGGAGAGCGCCCGCGTCTACCGCCGGGCGCGCTCGCGGGTGAACGTCCTCGAACGCTTCCCCGGCATCGGCAACTACCGCCGCACCGTGGGCATCGTGGGCGCCTCCCGCATCGGCCGCCGCGTCGTGGAACTGCTGCGCCCCTACGACCTGCGCGTCCTGATCCACGACCCGTACCTCGACGAGGCGGACGCACGGGCCCTCGGCGTGGAACGCGCCGGACTCGACGCGCTGGTGGCCGCGAGCGACGTCGTGAGCATCCACGCCCCCGAACTCCCTGCGACCCGCCACCTCTTCGACGCGCCGACGCTGGCCCGGATGCGGGACGGGGCGACTCTCGTCAACACCGCGCGGGGCTCCCTGGTGGACACCGACGCCCTGGTGGAGGAACTCGTCACCGGACGGCTCAACGCCGTGCTCGACCACACGGAACCGGAGGTCCTGCCCGCCGACTCGCCCCTCTACGACCTGCCGAACGTGCTGCTCACCCCGCACATCGCCGGGTCCCAGGGCGGCGAACTCCACCGGCTGGCGGACGCCGCCGTCGACGAACTCGAACGGTACGCGCACGGACTGCCGTTCGCCCACGCGGTGGACCCCGGCGTCCTGCACCAGCAGGCGTGA
- a CDS encoding class II fructose-bisphosphate aldolase, with translation MPIAATGELIADADAEQRAVAAFNVITLEHAEAIAEGAEAAGSPVILQISENAVAYHRGRPRPLARAAAEVAAQAAVPVSLHLDHVQSAELLHRAADCGFSSAMFDAARLPYAENLAATRAAVVWAHERGLWLEAELGQVGGKNGEPALDAHAPGARTDPEEARSFVAATGVDALAVAVGTSHAMTSRDAVIDHALLGRLRQSVPVPLVLHGSSGASDEELSRAVAGGIRKVNIGTALNIALTAAIRERLARDDRSVDPRRYLADGRDAMAATVARMISALPSGRAHAA, from the coding sequence ATGCCCATCGCCGCCACCGGCGAACTGATCGCCGATGCCGACGCGGAGCAGCGTGCGGTCGCCGCGTTCAACGTCATCACCCTGGAGCACGCGGAAGCCATCGCGGAGGGCGCGGAGGCCGCGGGGTCGCCGGTGATCCTCCAGATCAGCGAGAACGCGGTCGCCTACCACCGGGGCCGTCCGCGCCCGCTCGCGCGCGCCGCCGCGGAGGTGGCGGCCCAGGCCGCCGTTCCCGTCTCGCTGCACCTCGACCACGTGCAGTCGGCCGAGCTCCTGCACCGCGCGGCCGACTGCGGCTTCAGCTCGGCGATGTTCGACGCCGCCCGGCTGCCGTACGCCGAGAATCTGGCGGCCACCCGCGCCGCCGTCGTCTGGGCGCACGAACGGGGGCTGTGGCTGGAGGCCGAACTCGGGCAGGTCGGCGGGAAGAACGGCGAGCCGGCGCTGGACGCCCACGCCCCCGGTGCCCGTACGGACCCCGAGGAGGCCCGGTCGTTCGTCGCGGCCACCGGGGTCGACGCGCTGGCGGTGGCGGTCGGCACCTCGCACGCCATGACCTCACGGGACGCCGTGATCGACCACGCTCTGCTGGGCAGGCTGCGGCAGTCCGTACCGGTTCCGCTGGTGCTGCACGGTTCGTCCGGGGCTTCCGACGAAGAGCTGTCCCGAGCCGTCGCGGGCGGGATCCGCAAGGTCAACATCGGTACCGCGCTCAACATCGCGCTGACCGCCGCGATACGGGAGCGGCTGGCGCGGGACGACCGGAGCGTGGACCCGCGCCGGTATCTGGCGGACGGCCGGGACGCGATGGCCGCGACGGTCGCCCGGATGATCTCGGCGCTTCCCTCGGGTCGTGCGCACGCCGCGTGA
- a CDS encoding SIS domain-containing protein → MTHVAQELASQPDCWQVAAGMADGLAHRLPAAGERIAVVGCGTSYFMAQAYAALREGSGQGETDAFAASEFPAGRPYDRIVALSRSGTTTEVLELLARIGDTTRRTVVIGDPDTPMAAMADDTIVLEFADEKSVVQTRFATSALTLLRAHLGLHTDAVVEDAQVALAEPLPAGLTECGQFTFLGQGWSVGLANEAALKMREAALAWTEAYPAMEYRHGPISISTRSTATWMLGEAPSGLMDEVHATGARWVAGGLDPLAELVRVQRLALAIAEARGLDPDRPRHLTRSVILSTTA, encoded by the coding sequence ATGACGCACGTGGCTCAGGAGCTGGCCAGCCAGCCCGACTGCTGGCAGGTGGCCGCCGGCATGGCGGACGGTCTCGCCCACCGGCTGCCGGCGGCCGGCGAGCGCATCGCCGTGGTCGGGTGCGGGACGTCGTACTTCATGGCCCAGGCGTACGCGGCCCTGCGCGAGGGCAGCGGCCAGGGCGAGACCGACGCGTTCGCCGCATCGGAGTTCCCGGCGGGCCGCCCGTACGACCGGATCGTGGCGCTGAGCCGCTCCGGTACGACGACGGAGGTGCTGGAACTCCTCGCGCGGATCGGTGACACGACCCGCCGCACGGTCGTCATCGGGGACCCGGACACTCCGATGGCGGCGATGGCCGACGACACGATCGTGCTCGAGTTCGCCGACGAGAAGTCGGTCGTGCAGACCCGTTTCGCCACCTCGGCGCTGACCCTGCTCCGCGCCCATCTGGGTCTGCACACCGACGCGGTCGTCGAGGACGCGCAGGTGGCGCTCGCCGAACCGCTGCCGGCCGGGCTGACGGAGTGCGGCCAGTTCACCTTCCTCGGGCAGGGCTGGAGCGTGGGCCTCGCCAACGAGGCGGCGCTGAAGATGCGTGAGGCGGCGCTCGCCTGGACCGAGGCGTACCCGGCGATGGAATACCGGCACGGCCCGATCAGCATCTCCACCCGGTCCACCGCGACGTGGATGCTCGGCGAGGCCCCCTCCGGGCTGATGGACGAGGTCCACGCGACCGGCGCCCGCTGGGTGGCCGGCGGCCTCGACCCGCTGGCGGAGCTGGTACGGGTGCAGCGGCTGGCGCTGGCGATCGCCGAGGCCCGCGGTCTCGACCCGGACCGGCCGCGCCACCTCACCCGCTCGGTCATCCTCAGCACCACGGCCTGA
- a CDS encoding DUF5682 family protein, translating to MSGSPTDTPGETSFAALRGQLHEAAAAFAGGPDALEGILLGMVDDVDRAVREPLEIFPVCHHSPASALAMARRLREKQPKVVYLELCEDMAPLLGELRNCRLPVAVQAFASEVDGFPAEWAPLSVVAPITEASAEYQAIAYALDTPGVELVLVDRSSDHVFQWDTRHGGRAPEESSAPADGTPEPEAALHGEAVGVEIGDLRPRFAELEEHLLRHGKVRHWSEWWHQYVEVPLGSSDHDAYRQVMFLVGSLFRRLAPGDRDRVRVDEDRERYMWTRMREHLAASGADPEDCLYVCGAFHAASRVEEFGVAGDGSYPIPPRSATTWQHGLIPSSHAAIEAQFGLASGSVSIAATQWAKNLKRTGVRPYRLAGQDGAKKSRAAKKAAVPAVPAPPPDTAPDRLTGFLRQPPVLDTLDEAELLGWSVDIVRAARRSGYAASTADAIAVFETSILLAGMRDRAKPTPYDFQDAAVTCIEKDAVPGRRDVRRLVEIMMGGDRIGRVGYDALPPLARDVHDRLAPLGLKLQQRGVRRALLDMDSHPELGACSDVLWMLRRLLPHGAARPIMGERKLGERSIQESWDLALGTHERALIELGYEGVSIEQVLEQRLRREAYGPRATAAVVLAAVEDATLYLRSRRLADELGAHALEVLAAERTVDGAPEVLRRVRGLLAYYRTAEPVLPPWVEAFVKAGYAHYCTLLPMAFTDEDATVGQVAAMLGFLFGMESLALSLGCDRAQLELAVAQSRPTDPERTALLWAAQVQLGALSRAELRERCGALLANPMVVPAYPRYLSGFVHALVPVPGLADVVVEAVSNAFGRLPDRVLLPWLPRLITTLRAGAAELAPLLTREAGRIFPARLAALDAWVPPWREVPQAAAPVGGPVVAGGGGGRGAALLFAHPSSLDAVAGLLGCDGTWAAPGADAGAPAGAELVGLHPATAIAWESLLTEV from the coding sequence ATGAGCGGGTCCCCCACCGACACCCCCGGGGAGACGTCGTTCGCCGCGCTGCGGGGGCAGTTGCACGAGGCGGCCGCGGCGTTCGCCGGCGGGCCCGACGCGCTGGAGGGCATCCTCCTGGGCATGGTCGACGACGTCGACCGGGCGGTGCGCGAGCCGCTGGAGATCTTCCCGGTCTGCCACCACTCGCCGGCCTCCGCGCTCGCGATGGCGCGCCGACTGCGCGAGAAGCAGCCCAAGGTCGTGTATCTGGAGCTGTGCGAGGACATGGCGCCGCTCCTCGGCGAGCTGCGGAACTGCCGTCTGCCGGTGGCGGTCCAGGCGTTCGCGAGCGAGGTGGACGGGTTCCCCGCCGAGTGGGCACCGCTGTCGGTCGTCGCGCCGATCACCGAGGCGTCCGCCGAGTACCAGGCCATCGCCTACGCTCTGGACACTCCTGGGGTCGAACTGGTCCTGGTCGACCGGTCCTCGGACCACGTCTTCCAGTGGGACACCCGCCACGGCGGACGCGCCCCCGAGGAGTCGTCCGCTCCTGCGGACGGTACGCCCGAGCCCGAGGCCGCGCTGCACGGCGAGGCGGTCGGCGTCGAGATCGGCGACCTGCGGCCGCGCTTCGCGGAGCTGGAGGAGCATCTGCTGCGCCACGGCAAGGTCCGGCACTGGTCGGAGTGGTGGCACCAGTACGTCGAGGTGCCGCTCGGCAGCAGCGACCACGACGCCTACCGCCAGGTGATGTTCCTCGTGGGCAGCCTGTTCCGTCGGCTCGCCCCCGGTGACCGGGACCGGGTCCGGGTGGACGAGGACCGCGAGCGGTACATGTGGACGCGGATGCGCGAGCACCTGGCGGCGAGCGGGGCGGATCCGGAGGACTGCCTGTATGTGTGCGGCGCGTTCCACGCGGCCAGCCGGGTCGAGGAGTTCGGGGTGGCGGGCGACGGGTCGTATCCGATCCCGCCGCGCTCCGCCACCACCTGGCAGCACGGGTTGATCCCGTCGAGTCACGCGGCGATCGAGGCGCAGTTCGGGCTCGCTTCCGGTTCGGTGTCGATCGCCGCGACCCAGTGGGCGAAGAACCTCAAGCGGACCGGGGTGCGGCCGTACCGGCTGGCCGGGCAGGACGGTGCGAAGAAGTCCCGCGCGGCGAAGAAGGCGGCGGTCCCGGCCGTCCCCGCTCCCCCGCCGGACACCGCCCCGGACCGGCTCACCGGGTTCCTGCGGCAGCCGCCGGTCCTCGACACGCTGGACGAGGCCGAGCTGCTGGGCTGGTCGGTGGACATCGTGCGCGCGGCGCGACGCAGTGGTTATGCGGCGTCCACCGCCGACGCGATCGCGGTGTTCGAGACGTCGATCCTGCTCGCCGGGATGCGGGACCGCGCCAAGCCCACTCCGTACGACTTCCAGGACGCGGCGGTCACCTGCATCGAGAAGGACGCGGTGCCGGGCCGGCGCGACGTGCGGCGGCTCGTCGAGATCATGATGGGCGGCGACCGGATCGGCCGGGTCGGTTACGACGCGCTGCCGCCGCTGGCCCGCGACGTGCACGACCGGCTCGCGCCGCTGGGGTTGAAGCTCCAGCAGCGCGGCGTGCGGCGGGCCCTGCTGGACATGGACTCCCACCCGGAGCTGGGGGCCTGTTCGGATGTGCTGTGGATGCTCCGCCGACTGCTGCCGCACGGCGCGGCCCGGCCGATCATGGGTGAGCGGAAGCTCGGTGAGCGGTCGATCCAGGAGTCCTGGGACCTGGCGCTGGGCACCCATGAGCGGGCGCTCATCGAGCTGGGGTACGAGGGGGTGAGCATCGAGCAGGTCCTGGAGCAGCGGCTGCGCAGGGAGGCGTACGGGCCGCGGGCGACGGCCGCGGTCGTCCTCGCCGCTGTGGAGGACGCGACGCTGTACCTCCGCAGCCGGCGTCTCGCCGACGAGCTGGGCGCGCACGCGCTGGAGGTCCTGGCCGCCGAGCGGACCGTGGACGGGGCACCGGAGGTGCTGCGCCGGGTGCGGGGGCTGCTGGCGTACTACCGGACCGCCGAGCCGGTGCTGCCGCCGTGGGTGGAAGCGTTCGTGAAGGCCGGTTACGCGCATTACTGCACACTGCTGCCGATGGCATTCACGGACGAGGACGCCACCGTGGGGCAGGTGGCGGCGATGCTCGGCTTCCTGTTCGGGATGGAGAGCCTTGCGCTGTCCCTCGGGTGCGACCGGGCCCAGCTGGAGCTGGCCGTCGCGCAGTCGCGCCCCACGGATCCGGAGCGGACGGCTCTGTTGTGGGCGGCGCAGGTCCAGCTCGGCGCGCTGTCGCGGGCCGAGCTGAGGGAGCGCTGCGGCGCGTTGCTGGCCAACCCGATGGTGGTGCCCGCCTACCCGCGCTATCTCAGCGGCTTCGTCCACGCGTTGGTGCCGGTGCCGGGGCTGGCGGACGTGGTGGTGGAGGCCGTGTCGAACGCGTTCGGGAGGCTGCCGGACCGGGTTCTGCTGCCCTGGCTGCCGCGTCTGATCACGACGCTGCGCGCGGGGGCGGCGGAACTCGCCCCGCTGCTGACCCGCGAGGCGGGGCGGATCTTCCCGGCCCGCCTCGCGGCGCTGGACGCGTGGGTGCCGCCGTGGCGTGAGGTTCCGCAAGCCGCTGCTCCGGTCGGCGGCCCGGTGGTCGCCGGTGGGGGCGGGGGCCGTGGGGCCGCTCTGCTGTTCGCCCATCCGTCGTCGCTGGACGCCGTGGCGGGGCTGCTCGGCTGCGACGGCACGTGGGCCGCTCCCGGCGCCGATGCGGGGGCTCCTGCGGGTGCGGAGCTGGTGGGGCTGCACCCTGCCACCGCGATCGCGTGGGAGTCGCTGCTCACGGAGGTCTGA
- a CDS encoding AAA family ATPase: MSDVLRAPAEIKYAEELDWLESIDDSPKPFSWRLSPKMVRLFILGSERADGLDREVSQKWFGDRSFVERSIVTLASDRGLLLIGDPGTGKSWLAELLSAAISRNSTLVVQGTAGTTEDHIKYAWNVSMVIAKGQSRASMIPSPIMTAMETGAIGRFEELTRSTSDVQDALISILSEKYISVPELQSDGADAGDNIVFAKPGFSIIATANSRDRGVNDLSSALKRRFNFVRIPVVTNRKSEAEIVRFRTEELLRRHAIDLDVPPTLLDVLLQSFADLRASAAAAGSDDEKLESSLSTAEQIGVLEDAVLHSNFFGERTLTARTLASSLVGSLTRRDPEDLAIFNKYLHGVVEPRSKQEGGSWPEFLDGGRDTIATLS, translated from the coding sequence ATGTCCGACGTGTTGCGTGCCCCCGCCGAGATCAAGTACGCGGAGGAACTCGACTGGCTGGAGTCGATCGACGACAGCCCCAAGCCGTTCTCCTGGCGGCTCTCCCCCAAGATGGTCCGGCTGTTCATCCTGGGGTCCGAGCGGGCCGACGGCCTGGACCGGGAGGTCTCGCAGAAGTGGTTCGGCGACCGCAGCTTCGTCGAGCGCTCGATCGTCACCCTGGCCTCCGACCGCGGTCTGCTGCTCATCGGGGACCCCGGCACCGGCAAGAGCTGGCTGGCGGAGCTGCTGTCCGCGGCGATCTCCCGCAACTCCACCCTGGTGGTGCAGGGCACGGCCGGTACGACCGAGGACCACATCAAGTACGCGTGGAACGTGTCGATGGTCATCGCCAAGGGGCAGTCGCGTGCGTCGATGATCCCGTCGCCGATCATGACCGCGATGGAGACGGGCGCCATCGGCCGTTTCGAGGAGCTGACCCGTTCCACCAGCGACGTCCAGGACGCGCTGATCTCGATCCTGTCGGAGAAGTACATCTCGGTGCCGGAGCTGCAGAGCGACGGCGCGGACGCGGGTGACAACATCGTCTTCGCCAAGCCCGGCTTCTCGATCATCGCCACCGCCAACAGCCGCGACCGGGGCGTCAACGACCTGTCGTCCGCGTTGAAGCGCCGCTTCAACTTCGTCCGCATCCCGGTGGTGACGAACCGGAAGAGCGAGGCGGAGATCGTCCGCTTCCGCACGGAGGAGCTGCTGCGTCGCCATGCGATCGACCTGGACGTGCCGCCGACACTGCTCGATGTGCTGCTCCAGAGCTTCGCCGATCTGCGGGCCTCGGCCGCCGCGGCGGGCAGCGACGACGAGAAGCTGGAGTCGTCGCTGTCGACGGCGGAGCAGATCGGTGTGCTGGAGGACGCCGTCCTGCACAGCAACTTCTTCGGCGAGCGCACGCTGACCGCCCGGACCCTGGCGTCCTCGCTCGTCGGCTCGCTGACCCGGCGGGACCCGGAGGACCTGGCCATCTTCAACAAGTACCTGCACGGTGTCGTCGAACCGCGCAGCAAGCAGGAGGGCGGCTCCTGGCCGGAGTTCCTGGACGGCGGCCGCGACACGATCGCCACCCTGTCATGA
- a CDS encoding VWA domain-containing protein → MTEEPTRRSPGAEAPSPAGPDPYDNRRQVLYWRLLARLFDGEEQPALESASLGVVEDIGLPSALLDPGASLDSVVQRHPELASEFDGLMTPDDGEDDGRDGAAEVRRAALVSKVLLNVFSTGSGTVTAKELARWQSDAGWLERALGCPPGGLRGGRAAGAGLDGGGLGPELAAIEGDLVGRMRLREVLADPALAAQLTPSMSLIEQLLRDKGNLSGVALANAKSLIRRYVDEVAEVLRTQVEKATAGELDRSVPPKRVFRNLDLNRTIWKNLTNWSPEEERLYVDRLYYRHTVRRTTPQRLIVVVDQSGSMVDSMVNCTILASIFAGLPKVDVHLIAYDTRSIDLTPWVHDPFDVLLRTNLGGGNDGPVAMAMARPKIAEPKNTVMVWISDFYEFDRSQPLFEGIEAVHRSGVKFIPVGSVTSSGRQEVNPWFRERFKALGTPVVSGHIDRLVHELKTFLT, encoded by the coding sequence ATGACCGAGGAACCCACCCGCCGGTCACCGGGTGCCGAAGCCCCGTCCCCGGCCGGGCCCGACCCGTACGACAACCGCCGTCAGGTGCTGTACTGGCGGCTCCTGGCCCGGCTCTTCGACGGGGAGGAGCAGCCCGCGCTGGAGTCCGCGAGCCTCGGTGTGGTCGAGGACATCGGGCTGCCGTCCGCGCTGCTGGACCCGGGGGCGTCGCTCGACTCCGTCGTGCAGCGCCACCCGGAGCTGGCCTCCGAGTTCGACGGGCTGATGACACCGGACGACGGTGAGGACGACGGCCGCGACGGGGCGGCGGAGGTGCGGCGTGCCGCACTGGTCTCGAAGGTGCTGCTCAATGTCTTCTCGACCGGCTCCGGCACGGTGACGGCGAAGGAACTGGCGCGCTGGCAGTCCGACGCGGGCTGGCTGGAGCGGGCGCTGGGCTGCCCGCCCGGCGGTCTCCGCGGGGGCCGGGCGGCCGGCGCCGGGCTGGACGGCGGCGGCCTCGGTCCCGAGCTGGCGGCGATCGAGGGCGACCTCGTGGGGCGCATGCGGCTGCGGGAAGTGCTGGCCGACCCGGCGCTCGCCGCGCAGCTCACACCCAGCATGTCGCTGATCGAGCAGTTGCTGCGCGACAAGGGCAACCTGTCGGGCGTGGCGCTGGCCAACGCGAAGTCGCTGATCCGTCGTTACGTCGACGAGGTGGCCGAGGTGCTGCGTACGCAGGTGGAGAAGGCCACCGCGGGCGAGCTGGACCGTTCGGTGCCGCCCAAGCGCGTCTTCCGCAACCTCGATCTGAACCGCACGATCTGGAAGAATCTCACCAACTGGAGCCCGGAGGAGGAGCGGCTCTACGTCGACCGCCTCTACTACCGGCACACCGTCCGCCGGACGACGCCGCAGCGGCTGATCGTCGTGGTGGACCAGTCCGGTTCCATGGTCGACTCGATGGTGAACTGCACCATCCTGGCCTCCATCTTCGCCGGGCTGCCGAAGGTGGACGTCCACCTCATCGCGTACGACACGCGCTCGATCGATCTCACTCCGTGGGTGCACGACCCGTTCGACGTGCTGCTGCGCACGAATCTCGGTGGCGGGAACGACGGGCCCGTCGCCATGGCGATGGCCCGCCCGAAGATCGCCGAGCCGAAGAACACGGTGATGGTGTGGATCTCGGACTTCTACGAGTTCGACCGCTCCCAGCCGCTGTTCGAGGGCATCGAGGCCGTTCACCGGTCAGGGGTGAAGTTCATCCCCGTCGGCTCGGTCACCAGCTCCGGGCGGCAGGAGGTCAACCCCTGGTTCCGGGAGCGGTTCAAGGCTCTCGGCACACCGGTGGTCTCCGGTCACATCGACAGGCTCGTGCACGAGTTGAAGACGTTCCTCACGTGA